In Nostoc sp. UHCC 0926, a single genomic region encodes these proteins:
- the vap15 gene encoding type II toxin-antitoxin system VapB15 family antitoxin: MLQNTYQLPLTFEQIFTLVKQLSDSEKLLLSKELEKETLNKKLTHLLEIFQTDELSLKEITEEVEIVRYQIYARKQSSEDNH, from the coding sequence ATGTTACAAAATACCTATCAACTCCCCTTGACATTTGAGCAAATTTTTACTCTAGTCAAACAACTTTCTGATTCGGAAAAATTGTTACTGAGTAAGGAGCTAGAAAAAGAAACCTTGAATAAAAAGTTAACTCACTTACTAGAAATATTTCAAACCGATGAATTATCTCTAAAAGAAATTACTGAAGAAGTTGAAATTGTCCGTTATCAAATTTATGCCAGAAAACAAAGTAGCGAAGATAATCATTGA
- a CDS encoding DUF433 domain-containing protein produces MTQITSTEYKHILVNESNVPFIKGTSMKVVELITSIHAYGWSPEELHFQYPHLSMSQIYSALAYYWEHKEEIDADMQQRFEYAERLRLETGESPLAKRLRAEGLIK; encoded by the coding sequence ATGACTCAAATAACATCTACTGAATATAAACATATTCTAGTTAATGAAAGCAATGTTCCTTTCATTAAAGGAACATCGATGAAAGTTGTAGAATTAATTACTTCCATTCATGCTTATGGTTGGAGTCCAGAAGAATTACATTTTCAATATCCACATTTGAGCATGAGCCAGATTTATTCTGCTTTAGCTTATTATTGGGAGCATAAAGAAGAAATTGATGCTGATATGCAGCAACGTTTTGAGTATGCGGAAAGATTACGTTTAGAAACAGGAGAATCTCCATTAGCAAAAAGACTCCGTGCAGAAGGATTAATTAAATGA
- a CDS encoding DUF5615 family PIN-like protein gives MSVALYIDENVHRGITDGLRIRGVDVLTVQEDGRSSFSDPFILDRATELERVLFSQDDDFLAEANHRQDKQINFAGVIYAHKLRVTVGDCVRDLEIIAKTAYLEELSNRVQYLPL, from the coding sequence ATGAGCGTTGCTCTTTATATTGATGAAAATGTCCATCGAGGAATTACAGATGGATTACGGATTCGGGGTGTAGATGTATTAACTGTACAAGAAGATGGGCGGAGTAGCTTCTCTGATCCTTTTATACTTGACCGTGCGACAGAACTTGAGCGTGTTTTGTTTTCCCAAGATGACGATTTTCTAGCTGAAGCCAACCATCGTCAAGACAAACAAATAAATTTTGCTGGTGTTATTTATGCTCATAAACTCAGAGTTACTGTTGGCGATTGTGTTCGTGATTTAGAAATTATTGCTAAAACAGCCTATCTTGAAGAATTAAGTAATCGTGTTCAATACTTACCTTTGTAA
- a CDS encoding DUF4288 domain-containing protein, translating to MEIKSANKAESFYIAIILYKSSSDKPDYQPLYQESFVLIKATSLEEAKAKALNHGKNESVSYTNENVETITWSLQQVVDVNSVLDDDFDSSEDIVDLYTRHFRNYEAYQSFEPLLSQEQFGEEL from the coding sequence ATGGAAATTAAAAGTGCAAATAAAGCAGAATCCTTCTACATTGCTATAATTCTATATAAATCATCTTCAGATAAACCTGATTATCAACCTTTGTACCAAGAAAGCTTTGTTTTGATTAAAGCAACTTCTTTAGAAGAAGCAAAAGCAAAGGCTTTGAATCATGGGAAAAATGAAAGTGTCAGCTATACAAATGAGAATGTAGAAACTATTACTTGGTCTTTGCAGCAAGTAGTAGACGTAAATTCAGTTTTGGATGATGACTTTGATTCATCTGAGGATATTGTTGATTTATATACTCGACATTTTCGGAATTATGAGGCTTACCAATCATTTGAGCCATTATTATCTCAAGAGCAATTTGGAGAAGAGTTATAA
- the bchM gene encoding magnesium protoporphyrin IX methyltransferase, protein MNAADEKMIVRDYFNSTGFDRWRRIYGDGEVNKIQLDIRNGHQQTVDTVLGWLKADNNLSDLSICDAGCGVGSLSIPLAVDGAKVYATDISEKMVEEGKHRAKQTLPNAENPTFAVQDLESLSGSYHTVICLDVLIHYPQEKADEMISHLCSLAQSRIILSFAPKTCALSILKKIGSFFPGPSKATRAYLHREADVIRILESNGFSLQRKAMTKTRFYFSRLLEATRK, encoded by the coding sequence ATGAACGCAGCCGACGAGAAAATGATTGTTCGCGACTATTTCAATTCCACAGGGTTTGACCGTTGGAGGCGAATCTACGGCGATGGCGAAGTCAACAAAATCCAATTAGATATCCGCAATGGACATCAGCAAACCGTGGATACAGTTCTCGGCTGGCTGAAGGCTGATAACAATTTATCAGATTTATCAATTTGCGATGCTGGGTGTGGTGTCGGCAGTCTCAGCATCCCCCTAGCGGTAGATGGTGCGAAAGTCTATGCCACCGATATTTCGGAAAAAATGGTGGAAGAAGGCAAGCATAGAGCGAAGCAAACCTTGCCAAATGCTGAAAATCCCACTTTTGCTGTGCAGGATTTGGAATCGTTGAGTGGTAGTTACCATACTGTTATTTGCTTGGATGTTCTTATCCACTACCCCCAAGAAAAAGCCGATGAGATGATTTCTCACCTCTGTTCTTTGGCACAGTCGCGGATAATTCTCAGTTTTGCGCCGAAGACCTGCGCCCTGAGTATACTCAAGAAAATTGGCAGTTTCTTTCCCGGGCCAAGTAAAGCGACTCGTGCATATTTGCATCGTGAGGCTGATGTGATAAGAATTTTGGAAAGTAATGGCTTTTCTTTGCAACGAAAGGCGATGACGAAGACTCGCTTCTATTTTTCTCGCCTACTTGAAGCTACACGTAAATGA
- a CDS encoding DUF423 domain-containing protein, whose translation MTQIFLSVAAILGGLSVAAGAFASHALREKISERSLEIFETGARYQMYHALALFLVAILISRTESPQPTLIASGWLFMIGIAIFSGSLYALSLTGIKSLGAIAPLGGTAFLAGWGALAFAAWTLKL comes from the coding sequence ATGACGCAGATTTTTTTGAGCGTAGCTGCCATTTTAGGCGGTTTGTCAGTTGCTGCTGGTGCCTTTGCTTCTCATGCTTTACGGGAAAAAATTAGTGAGCGATCGCTAGAAATTTTTGAGACTGGCGCTCGTTACCAAATGTATCATGCTCTAGCACTTTTTCTAGTAGCAATACTAATTAGTCGTACCGAGTCTCCTCAACCCACTCTCATCGCCAGTGGATGGCTGTTTATGATTGGCATTGCTATTTTCTCAGGTAGCTTGTACGCCCTTAGCTTAACAGGTATTAAATCCTTAGGAGCGATCGCACCACTAGGCGGCACAGCCTTTCTTGCTGGTTGGGGTGCTTTAGCTTTTGCTGCATGGACTTTGAAGTTGTAA
- the egtC gene encoding ergothioneine biosynthesis protein EgtC → MCRLLAYLGSPISLDHLLYKPEHSLIVQSYQPREMTSGIINADGFGVGWYDSQKDTDPFIYKNTLPIWNDINLPSLSRYVESKCVLAYVRSATSEQAVDFANCQPFNHQQQLFIHNGRIENFRKTLHRKIRSTLTQDFYEKINGSTDSEHIFALLLSQSQINKHRPLEYALRTTLLTLLEMAKRYQVEASLNVIFSDGHRLIASRVATTSPPPSLYWIRDDPTFPKSVIIASEPLFIGNWIACPENSIISVGADCEIQIEQI, encoded by the coding sequence ATGTGCCGTTTACTTGCTTACCTCGGTTCGCCTATTTCTTTAGATCATCTTCTGTATAAACCAGAACACTCGCTGATAGTCCAGAGTTATCAACCCCGCGAAATGACCTCTGGAATAATAAATGCAGATGGCTTTGGTGTGGGTTGGTATGATAGTCAAAAAGATACTGACCCTTTTATTTACAAAAATACCCTACCTATTTGGAATGATATCAACCTACCCAGTCTCAGCCGTTATGTTGAATCAAAGTGTGTACTTGCTTATGTCCGCAGTGCTACATCCGAACAAGCCGTAGATTTTGCTAATTGTCAGCCCTTTAACCATCAACAACAGCTATTTATTCACAATGGACGAATCGAAAATTTTCGGAAAACATTACACAGAAAAATCCGCAGCACTTTAACCCAAGATTTTTACGAAAAAATTAATGGCAGTACTGACTCCGAACACATTTTTGCATTGTTACTTTCACAAAGTCAAATTAACAAACATCGACCTCTAGAGTATGCTTTACGTACCACATTATTAACCCTCTTAGAGATGGCAAAGCGCTATCAAGTAGAAGCCTCACTCAATGTAATCTTTAGTGACGGACATCGCCTGATAGCTTCTCGTGTTGCTACCACTTCACCGCCTCCATCTCTTTACTGGATACGAGATGATCCGACTTTTCCAAAATCTGTAATTATTGCGTCCGAACCTCTATTTATAGGTAATTGGATTGCTTGCCCAGAAAATAGCATCATTAGTGTGGGAGCAGACTGTGAGATCCAAATTGAGCAAATCTAG